In Flavobacterium sp. WV_118_3, one DNA window encodes the following:
- a CDS encoding mechanosensitive ion channel domain-containing protein yields MKIFNWAYKILKNMDFSDTWASYLNLAINIVVLIVVAYILDYIFKKILIIILAIVAEKTKSSFDDFLVANKTAKYVAHLVPLYFISKVVPVILKNFVYWESFFGKSVKVYMVFLSLWIIRSIFNSLKDYLKEKPKFSDKPIDSYTQVIMIILWVYAITYLVLILFDTNFKTLLGTFGAISAIIILIFKDTILGLVASIQVTVNDTVRIGDWITIDKFGADGDVIEINLATVKVKNFDNTTTTVPTYSLISDSFRNWRGMQNSNGRRIKRHILIKENSVRFIHPSEIDHFKKIQLITSYIEHRQSDIEKFNTNNGINKELAINGRNLTNLGLFRKYLTSYLESHAGINKEMNLMVRHLQPTDKGIPIEIYAFVSDKRWINYEHIMADIFDHIIASVNYFDLEIFELPSNSNRKDYSEE; encoded by the coding sequence ATGAAAATCTTTAATTGGGCATATAAAATTCTGAAAAACATGGATTTCAGTGATACCTGGGCTTCGTATCTGAACCTGGCAATTAACATTGTAGTCCTGATTGTAGTCGCTTACATTTTAGATTATATTTTTAAAAAAATACTGATTATCATATTGGCCATCGTAGCCGAAAAGACAAAATCGAGTTTCGACGATTTCCTGGTAGCCAATAAAACGGCCAAATATGTCGCCCACCTGGTTCCACTCTACTTTATCAGTAAAGTGGTGCCGGTAATTCTGAAAAATTTTGTCTACTGGGAAAGCTTTTTTGGAAAAAGTGTGAAAGTCTATATGGTTTTCCTGTCGCTGTGGATTATCCGAAGTATTTTTAATTCTCTAAAGGATTATTTAAAGGAGAAGCCTAAATTTAGCGACAAACCAATCGATAGTTATACGCAGGTGATCATGATCATTCTTTGGGTGTATGCGATCACCTATTTGGTTTTGATCCTGTTTGATACGAATTTCAAGACCTTATTAGGAACTTTCGGAGCCATTTCGGCGATTATCATTTTGATTTTTAAGGATACGATTTTAGGATTGGTGGCCAGTATACAGGTTACGGTAAACGATACCGTTCGAATTGGCGATTGGATTACAATTGATAAATTCGGAGCCGACGGTGATGTAATCGAAATCAACCTGGCGACGGTAAAAGTGAAAAACTTTGATAATACAACCACTACCGTACCGACCTATAGTCTGATTTCGGATTCGTTCCGGAACTGGCGTGGGATGCAAAACTCCAATGGGAGGCGTATCAAACGGCATATTCTGATCAAAGAAAACAGCGTTCGGTTTATTCATCCGAGTGAGATTGATCATTTTAAGAAGATTCAACTGATTACGTCTTATATTGAACACCGTCAATCGGATATCGAAAAATTCAATACGAATAATGGTATCAATAAAGAATTAGCCATTAACGGTCGGAATCTGACCAATCTGGGGTTATTCCGGAAATACCTCACCAGTTATCTGGAAAGTCATGCCGGAATTAATAAAGAAATGAACCTGATGGTTCGGCATTTACAACCTACGGATAAAGGGATTCCGATTGAAATTTATGCCTTTGTATCCGACAAACGCTGGATCAATTACGAACATATTATGGCCGATATTTTCGATCATATTATTGCTTCAGTAAATTATTTCGATCTGGAAATTTTTGAGTTGCCATCCAATAGCAATCGTAAAGACTATTCGGAGGAATAA
- a CDS encoding DUF3817 domain-containing protein, whose product MLRFFKIIAFLEGISLLLLLFVAMPLKYMYDKPEMVRMVGMAHGLLFIGYIVLASMLKMEENWSLKKYLIVCVASVIPFGTFYVEKKIL is encoded by the coding sequence ATGTTGCGTTTCTTTAAAATCATCGCCTTTTTGGAAGGTATTTCCCTCCTACTCTTGCTATTTGTAGCCATGCCTTTAAAATACATGTACGACAAACCGGAAATGGTTCGTATGGTCGGAATGGCTCACGGATTATTGTTTATCGGTTATATCGTTTTGGCGAGCATGTTAAAAATGGAAGAAAACTGGTCGCTAAAAAAATACCTTATTGTTTGTGTGGCGTCGGTAATTCCGTTCGGGACGTTTTATGTTGAGAAAAAAATTCTGTAA
- a CDS encoding reprolysin-like metallopeptidase — protein sequence MKKKLLYVAASFCLFASAYGQSSLWTKASPERLKMYEKVERASQPQNFQLFSLDLPALKAKLETAPMRSNATSNLILSFPAPNGKMENYQIYESPVMEAELAAKYPGIKSYIGKGIEDPTATINFSVTLFGLHTMTLSGKTGTSYIDPFTKDLKNYIIYSKKDLQPTRAFSCMVQDDHEAVSGRLINSPETAMASDGKYRVYRLAMACTIEYAAYHVNAAGLSGGTTAQKKAAVLAAMNVTMTRVNGLYERDMSLHMNIVANNDLIIYIDSDNFTNSPQMINEIQPIVDAAIGAANYDIGHGVCTTDSGIAQLNSPCSSTKARGITGQPNPVGDPFDIDYVAHEMGHQYGATHTQNNACNRTDATAVEPGSASTIMGYAGICAPNVQEHSDAHFHAVSIAQMQTFVNAGGSCAVTTNNGNAAPVVNAGANYTIPYGTAFILKGSATDTAGESLTYGWEQTNNQVSTQPPTATATTGPNFRSLPPSTSPNRYMPRFEDVLAGNLTPTWEVVPNVARTMNFALTVRDNRAPNGGQTGRGDMTVTFANTGPFRITSPATANVSWERGSSQTVTWDVAGTTANGINTANVNIKISMDNGATFTTLVANTPNDGSEVITVPNTAAPYCRIMVEAVGNIFYALSKNIAVGYTITNSCETFTNNTVSAIPDGPNPNTSTAGPTLTSNLNITAAQTLTDVNVNVNVTHQWIRDLITRLKHPDGTEVILASRICNDQDGFNINFNDGSPNIVCTAPITSGTFAPNQPLTALNGKPSNGNWQLLINDYFQGDTGNLNSWAVEVCYQTAVLGTESFGLQDFAIFPNPNNGNFNITFKSASANEIKVNVHDIRGREIFNQSFQNTGLFNQNLELRNAQTGIYLVTVQDGERKEVQKIVIK from the coding sequence ATGAAAAAAAAGCTACTTTACGTCGCGGCCAGTTTCTGTCTGTTCGCGTCTGCTTATGGCCAAAGTTCATTATGGACAAAGGCCAGTCCTGAGCGACTAAAGATGTATGAAAAAGTGGAAAGGGCATCGCAACCGCAAAATTTCCAATTGTTTTCACTTGATCTACCGGCTCTAAAAGCAAAGCTGGAAACGGCTCCGATGCGATCTAATGCCACTTCGAACCTGATTCTCTCCTTCCCTGCTCCGAATGGGAAAATGGAAAATTATCAGATTTACGAATCTCCGGTTATGGAAGCCGAATTGGCTGCAAAATATCCCGGTATCAAATCCTATATTGGAAAAGGTATCGAAGATCCGACTGCAACGATCAATTTCAGTGTAACTCTTTTTGGATTACACACGATGACATTATCCGGTAAAACAGGAACGTCTTATATCGATCCATTTACCAAGGATTTAAAAAACTACATTATATATAGTAAAAAAGACTTACAGCCTACACGTGCTTTTTCGTGTATGGTACAGGACGATCATGAAGCTGTTTCCGGAAGATTGATCAACAGTCCTGAGACGGCGATGGCCAGCGATGGCAAATACCGCGTGTACCGTTTGGCGATGGCTTGTACAATCGAATATGCAGCCTATCATGTAAATGCAGCCGGTTTAAGTGGTGGTACAACAGCTCAGAAAAAAGCAGCGGTTTTAGCCGCGATGAACGTAACGATGACGCGTGTAAATGGTCTTTATGAAAGAGACATGTCACTCCATATGAATATCGTTGCTAATAATGATTTGATCATATATATTGACAGTGATAATTTTACCAATTCACCACAAATGATCAACGAAATCCAGCCAATTGTTGATGCTGCTATCGGCGCGGCTAACTACGATATCGGTCACGGGGTTTGTACTACCGATTCAGGGATTGCGCAGTTAAACTCGCCTTGTTCGTCTACAAAAGCCAGAGGAATCACCGGTCAGCCAAACCCGGTTGGAGATCCGTTTGATATCGATTATGTAGCACACGAAATGGGACATCAATATGGTGCAACCCATACGCAAAATAATGCTTGTAACCGTACCGATGCCACTGCTGTAGAACCGGGAAGCGCCAGTACAATCATGGGATATGCCGGAATTTGCGCACCTAACGTACAGGAACATTCCGACGCGCATTTTCATGCAGTAAGTATTGCTCAGATGCAAACATTTGTAAACGCCGGTGGTAGCTGTGCTGTTACAACCAATAACGGTAATGCTGCTCCAGTGGTTAATGCCGGTGCGAACTACACAATCCCTTACGGAACTGCTTTTATCTTAAAAGGAAGCGCTACCGATACTGCCGGAGAATCCCTTACTTATGGTTGGGAACAAACCAATAATCAGGTATCAACACAACCGCCAACTGCTACAGCTACTACCGGACCAAATTTCCGATCGTTACCACCATCAACATCGCCAAACCGCTATATGCCGCGTTTCGAAGATGTTTTAGCCGGAAACCTTACCCCAACATGGGAAGTCGTTCCGAATGTAGCGCGTACGATGAATTTTGCCTTAACCGTTCGCGATAACCGCGCTCCTAATGGAGGGCAGACCGGACGTGGCGATATGACCGTAACGTTTGCTAATACAGGACCGTTCCGCATTACATCGCCTGCAACGGCTAACGTTTCCTGGGAAAGAGGTTCATCACAAACCGTTACCTGGGATGTAGCCGGTACAACCGCAAACGGAATCAATACCGCAAATGTGAACATTAAAATATCAATGGATAACGGTGCTACTTTTACAACATTGGTAGCTAATACCCCTAACGATGGATCGGAAGTAATCACGGTTCCGAATACTGCAGCGCCTTATTGTCGTATTATGGTTGAAGCGGTTGGAAATATTTTCTACGCTTTGTCTAAAAATATTGCTGTTGGCTATACGATTACAAACTCTTGTGAGACGTTTACAAACAATACCGTTAGCGCTATTCCGGACGGACCAAATCCGAATACATCTACAGCAGGTCCGACATTAACATCAAACCTGAATATTACGGCAGCACAAACCCTTACAGATGTGAATGTAAACGTAAACGTTACCCACCAATGGATCCGTGACTTGATCACCCGATTAAAACACCCTGATGGAACGGAAGTTATTTTAGCAAGCCGTATCTGTAATGATCAGGATGGATTTAATATTAATTTTAACGATGGATCGCCAAACATTGTTTGTACAGCTCCAATCACCAGTGGTACTTTTGCACCAAACCAACCGTTGACTGCTTTAAACGGTAAACCTTCAAATGGTAACTGGCAATTATTGATCAACGATTATTTCCAGGGTGATACCGGAAATTTAAACTCATGGGCTGTTGAAGTATGTTACCAAACCGCTGTGTTAGGTACGGAAAGTTTTGGCTTACAGGATTTCGCGATCTTCCCGAATCCAAACAACGGTAATTTTAACATCACGTTTAAATCGGCTTCTGCAAATGAGATCAAAGTAAACGTACACGATATCCGCGGAAGAGAAATCTTTAACCAATCGTTCCAGAATACCGGTTTATTTAACCAAAATCTGGAGTTACGCAATGCTCAAACCGGAATCTATCTTGTAACCGTTCAGGATGGTGAACGTAAAGAAGTTCAGAAAATCGTAATTAAATAA
- a CDS encoding SymE family type I addiction module toxin: protein MKSKGTLLGIRRITVCRNILSKRNYYGNYNPKFTLTGKWLWECGFKGGDKLRVSVYHKKIVIEIEIPREEFYKDK from the coding sequence ATGAAAAGCAAAGGTACATTATTAGGTATACGCCGGATTACGGTATGTCGTAATATTTTAAGCAAAAGAAATTACTATGGAAATTACAATCCAAAGTTTACGCTAACAGGGAAGTGGCTGTGGGAATGCGGTTTTAAAGGTGGTGATAAACTACGGGTAAGCGTCTATCACAAAAAGATCGTTATTGAAATCGAAATACCACGGGAAGAATTTTATAAAGACAAATAA
- a CDS encoding very short patch repair endonuclease, which translates to MSRIKGKNTKPELLVRKYLFSEGFRYRLHDKKLPGKPDVILPKYKTVIFVNGCFWHGHEECKFYVIPKTRTDWWLAKINTTIANDEKVTTTLQNLGWSVITIWECELKKEKAENTLSELIKKIIN; encoded by the coding sequence ATGAGTAGAATAAAAGGTAAGAATACAAAACCTGAACTACTCGTTAGAAAATACCTCTTTTCAGAAGGTTTTCGTTATCGTTTGCATGATAAAAAATTGCCGGGTAAACCTGATGTTATCTTGCCTAAGTATAAAACGGTAATATTTGTTAACGGATGCTTTTGGCATGGACATGAAGAATGTAAATTTTATGTTATTCCTAAAACAAGAACGGATTGGTGGTTGGCTAAAATTAATACGACTATTGCTAATGATGAGAAGGTAACAACGACATTACAAAATTTGGGATGGAGCGTAATTACAATCTGGGAATGTGAATTAAAAAAAGAGAAAGCTGAAAATACACTGTCAGAATTAATAAAAAAGATAATAAATTAG
- a CDS encoding ATP-binding protein — MSETLTLKFDPNTIEHLGISLYSKLPSVLSELVSNSWDADADSITIDFYDQPSKKEIIYTDDGIGMSFDELNDKFLLIGRNRRKDPHERVTKKMRPVIGKKGLGKLSVFGICDVIEIESVKDGKKNHFQMNLADIKSSDGSYNPTLLCPKDSSTSKANGTTLHLKSIRRKSGFDLPELAVSLSKKFLIFDVLSLEMRLNKGDITKVSNELKFSSFEEQFRWSFPNDLDKDYDNYNKVKGFVITTLTPIKDTEMSGIYLVSRGKIVNTASFYGLRDNDQFHSYVTGYLEVDFIDDFDEDVISTDRHSLNWENDDTKELQKYLQNVIRKIGNEWKKKRAEVKKTDIKTATSLDIDQWQQSLPQYERELSERIIHPILTNARLETDKSSEIIKNVIDKFENSTFKEYADKISGISNEEQLPELLHLIEDWKAIESKQFRDISVSRVEVIKQFEEYLDNDTKEVPTLHNFLKKFSWLLDPRILEFRDEVKYSQLLKETYPDESLTETDRRIDFLCSNALGEILYVIEIKRSNYKIDLKAIDQAFDYRSFLMEKYASQTGFSKVVCFVVGGSKSGERVFKDRENSYAKNGEVFVKTYVELLEQSKEYHKEFIETYDSFKT, encoded by the coding sequence ATGAGCGAAACTCTAACACTTAAATTTGATCCAAATACTATAGAACACTTAGGTATATCTCTATACTCAAAATTACCAAGTGTATTATCTGAACTTGTCTCAAATTCTTGGGATGCCGATGCAGACTCCATTACTATAGATTTTTACGATCAACCAAGTAAAAAAGAAATTATATATACTGACGATGGCATTGGAATGAGTTTTGACGAATTAAATGACAAATTTCTTTTAATTGGTCGCAATAGAAGAAAAGATCCTCATGAAAGAGTTACAAAGAAAATGAGACCCGTAATTGGTAAAAAAGGATTAGGGAAATTGTCTGTGTTTGGAATATGTGATGTTATTGAAATTGAATCAGTAAAAGATGGTAAAAAGAATCATTTTCAAATGAATTTGGCAGACATCAAATCAAGTGATGGTTCATACAATCCAACTTTATTATGTCCCAAAGATTCTTCAACCAGTAAGGCAAATGGAACGACTTTACATTTAAAATCAATAAGAAGAAAGTCTGGTTTTGATCTTCCGGAGCTAGCTGTAAGTTTATCTAAAAAATTTTTAATATTTGATGTACTTAGTCTTGAAATGCGGCTGAATAAAGGTGACATAACTAAAGTATCTAACGAGTTGAAATTTAGTTCTTTCGAAGAACAATTTAGATGGTCTTTTCCTAATGATTTGGACAAAGATTATGATAATTATAACAAAGTAAAAGGTTTTGTAATTACAACACTAACACCAATTAAGGATACTGAAATGTCAGGTATTTATCTGGTTTCTAGAGGAAAAATAGTTAATACAGCAAGTTTTTATGGATTAAGAGATAATGACCAGTTTCACTCATATGTAACTGGATATTTGGAAGTTGATTTTATTGATGACTTTGATGAAGACGTAATTTCAACTGATAGACATTCTCTTAATTGGGAAAATGATGATACTAAAGAGTTGCAAAAATATCTTCAGAATGTGATAAGAAAAATAGGAAATGAATGGAAGAAAAAAAGAGCAGAAGTAAAAAAAACTGACATAAAAACAGCAACTAGCTTGGATATTGACCAGTGGCAACAAAGCCTTCCTCAGTATGAACGAGAATTAAGTGAAAGAATTATCCATCCAATTCTAACTAATGCAAGGTTGGAAACAGATAAATCGAGTGAAATAATTAAAAATGTAATTGATAAATTTGAAAATAGTACTTTCAAAGAATATGCTGATAAAATATCAGGAATCTCCAATGAAGAACAACTCCCTGAGCTATTACATTTAATAGAGGATTGGAAAGCAATAGAATCAAAACAGTTTAGAGATATATCAGTTTCAAGAGTTGAAGTGATAAAGCAATTTGAAGAATATCTTGATAATGACACTAAAGAAGTGCCTACATTACATAATTTTTTAAAGAAATTTTCTTGGCTACTTGACCCTAGAATTTTGGAATTTAGAGACGAAGTAAAATATTCCCAATTATTGAAAGAAACTTATCCAGATGAGTCATTAACTGAAACTGACAGAAGAATTGATTTTCTATGTAGTAATGCTTTAGGAGAAATATTATATGTTATAGAAATTAAAAGAAGTAATTATAAAATTGATTTAAAAGCAATTGACCAAGCTTTTGATTATAGATCATTTTTGATGGAAAAATATGCATCGCAAACGGGTTTTTCTAAAGTAGTCTGTTTTGTAGTAGGAGGTTCAAAATCAGGAGAAAGAGTTTTTAAGGATAGGGAAAATTCGTATGCCAAAAATGGAGAAGTTTTTGTGAAAACTTATGTTGAATTACTAGAACAATCTAAAGAATATCACAAAGAATTTATCGAAACCTATGATTCATTTAAAACTTAA
- a CDS encoding helix-turn-helix transcriptional regulator, with product MTHTDTPNKRIHQGRNIKRFREMLGIKQEALAFELGDNWNQKKISLLEQTETVEKQVLEQVAKILNVPAQAIESFDVEQAVNIITNTFNTHDQSNGMNVYPTFHFNPLDKMVELYERMLQQQQEMIEKLERLIEK from the coding sequence ATGACACATACCGATACACCAAACAAGCGAATACACCAGGGACGTAACATTAAACGTTTCCGCGAAATGCTGGGCATCAAACAGGAAGCGCTGGCTTTTGAACTGGGCGACAACTGGAATCAGAAAAAAATATCACTACTCGAACAAACCGAAACCGTTGAAAAACAGGTTTTAGAACAAGTCGCCAAAATCCTAAATGTTCCGGCTCAGGCTATTGAAAGTTTTGATGTGGAGCAAGCGGTAAACATCATCACTAACACATTTAATACGCATGATCAATCTAATGGTATGAATGTCTACCCTACTTTTCATTTCAATCCTCTTGACAAAATGGTAGAACTTTACGAACGTATGCTTCAGCAACAACAGGAAATGATTGAGAAATTGGAGAGGTTGATTGAGAAGTAG
- a CDS encoding DNA cytosine methyltransferase, whose amino-acid sequence MIVEKKLSQEEAVTYHGGMERSFMTHIENRQRNIFIEIHEKVFIYFKIYLSDFLIPILKKVPKKLTYIDLFAGAGGLSEGFIRAGFEPIAHVEMDKAACLTLKTRVAYHYLKSENRYDEYISYLKGEISREELYSKIPGDLNQSVINLPIGEDYNDTIHKEIEAQLKKKSVDLIIGGPPCQAYSLVGRARSADNMKGDKRNYLYVQYAGYLEKYQPKLFVFENVYGLLSAGNGVYLENMKKLFLKKGYNIKIFKLEANNFGVLQNRKRIIIIGWKKNLNIELPDLEAIKSLAEYKVSSILEDLPEVKAGESLSRYLTYKTETNSYLENSSIRNGITILTQHTARPHTEQDKEIYRIAVQKWNNKKERLNYNDLPEKLKTHKNRSSFFDRFKVVASDKHFSQTVVAHIAKDGHYYIHPDIKQNRSLTVREAARLQSFPDDYFFEGIKDGQARTPAFKQIGNAVPPLMAYAIALKIKNLL is encoded by the coding sequence GTGATAGTCGAGAAAAAGCTCTCACAGGAAGAAGCTGTTACATATCATGGTGGTATGGAACGATCCTTTATGACTCACATTGAAAATAGACAAAGAAATATTTTTATAGAAATACATGAGAAAGTTTTTATTTACTTTAAAATTTATTTGTCTGATTTTTTAATTCCAATTTTAAAAAAAGTGCCTAAAAAATTAACATATATCGATCTCTTTGCTGGAGCCGGAGGCCTTTCTGAAGGTTTTATCAGAGCAGGATTTGAACCTATAGCTCATGTTGAAATGGATAAGGCAGCATGTCTTACATTAAAAACCCGGGTGGCTTATCATTATCTGAAATCTGAAAACAGATATGATGAATATATATCTTATCTTAAAGGTGAAATTTCCAGAGAAGAACTTTATAGTAAAATACCTGGTGATTTAAATCAATCGGTTATCAATCTACCAATTGGAGAAGATTATAATGATACTATCCATAAAGAAATAGAAGCTCAGTTAAAAAAGAAATCTGTTGATTTAATTATTGGCGGGCCTCCATGCCAAGCCTACTCTCTTGTTGGCCGTGCAAGATCTGCTGATAATATGAAAGGTGATAAAAGAAATTATCTTTATGTACAATATGCCGGATATCTCGAAAAATATCAACCAAAATTGTTTGTATTTGAAAATGTCTATGGTTTGTTATCAGCTGGTAATGGCGTATATCTTGAAAATATGAAAAAACTATTTTTAAAAAAGGGGTATAACATAAAAATATTCAAACTAGAAGCCAATAATTTTGGTGTATTACAAAATAGAAAAAGAATTATAATCATTGGTTGGAAAAAAAATCTGAATATAGAATTGCCCGATCTCGAAGCTATAAAATCATTAGCTGAATATAAAGTGTCATCTATATTGGAAGATTTGCCGGAAGTAAAGGCGGGCGAATCTTTAAGCCGTTATCTGACTTACAAAACAGAAACAAATAGCTATCTTGAAAACAGTTCTATCCGTAATGGAATAACAATTCTTACCCAACACACTGCCCGACCACATACAGAACAGGACAAGGAAATTTATCGTATTGCTGTTCAAAAATGGAACAACAAAAAAGAAAGACTAAACTATAATGATTTGCCTGAAAAACTGAAAACACACAAAAATCGTAGTTCGTTTTTTGACCGTTTTAAAGTTGTGGCTTCGGATAAGCATTTTTCTCAAACTGTTGTTGCTCATATAGCAAAAGACGGACATTATTATATACATCCTGATATTAAACAGAACCGCTCTCTCACAGTAAGAGAAGCAGCTCGTTTACAATCTTTTCCGGATGACTATTTCTTTGAAGGGATCAAAGACGGTCAGGCAAGAACACCTGCGTTTAAACAAATTGGCAATGCTGTACCGCCATTAATGGCTTATGCCATTGCATTAAAAATAAAAAACTTATTATGA